CCTCTGATGACAACCGATCTACCCAATCCATTTTACCGCGGAAAGGTGCGGGATACTTACGAACTGAGCGCAAATGAATTCCTCTTTGTGGCCACCGACCGGGTTTCCGCTTTCGATGTGGTGATGCCCAATGGCATCCCCGAAAAGGGGCTAGTGCTGAACAAACTCTCAGCCTTCTGGTTTGAAAAGACAAAGCATCTAGTTCCCAATCACGTCGTCCGCGTTATCTCCGATCTCCGATTGCTTGATCCCTACAGGAAAGGGCTGGCTTTCCCGGATTACCTGAAGGATCGCTCCATGATCGTGCGCCGGGCCGAGCGGGTCGATATCGAGTGCATCGCCAGGGGTTACATCTCCGGTTCGGCATGGGAGGAATACAAGAAGAAAGGAACCGTTGGCGGCCAGCCCATACCCAAAGGGCTCAAAGAGAGCGATAAGCTCCCCCAACCCCTCTTTACCCCCACCACCAAGGCAGACGCCGGCCATGATGAAGCGATCACCATCGACCAGATGGCCAACCAGATCGGCCGCAAGTTAACTGAAGAAATCATGGGGAAAACCCTCGATATCTACCTTTTCGCCGAAGAGTATGCCCGGAGCAGAGGCATTATCATCGCCGATACCAAGATGGAGTTCGGCATGATCAATGGCAAGCTCAGCCTGATCGACGAGCTCCTGACGCCGGACTCCAGCCGATTCTGGGATATGGCTCAATACAAACCCGGCGGCCCGCAACCCAGCTTCGATAAGCAGCCGATTCGGGACTGGCTCGCCCAGTCCGGATGGAACAAAGAGCCGCCAGCGCCCCCCCTGCCGCCTGAGATTGTAAAGCAATCCGCCGAGCGGTATCGCGAGGCATATCGGCGTTTGACCGGCCTGAACCTGTAGAAAAGATGAGGTAAGTAATGTATCTAGCCAAAGTCTATATCACCTTGAAGCCATCCGTGAACGACCCCCAGGGTCTGACGATCAAGGGCGGACTTCATACGCTGGGGTTCAAGTCAGTGGAAAGCGTGCGCGCCGGAAAGTATATGGAACTCAAGGTCAACGAGAAAAGCCTGCCCAAGGCCGAAGAGCAAGTGAAGCAAATGTGCCAGAAGCTTCTGGCCAACCCCATCATCGAGGACTTCCGGTTTGAACTGGAAGAAATCCGAGGCTAGGCGATAATTCCCTTGGTACTGGGGACTTTCCCGGCCGTTCTCTTATCGATCTGAGTGGCCTCATCCAGCGCTCTGGCCAGCGCCTTGAACAACGCTTCGGCCTTATGGTGATCGTTCTCCCCCGCCAGCAGCTTCATATGCAGATTGAACCGTCCCGCCATCGCAACAGACTCAAAGAAGTGCCTAATCAAGTCTGTAGGAAGTTCGTTGATGTATTCCTTATCAAAAGAGGCTTCCACCACAGCGTAACCTCTCCCTGAAAAATCCACTGCCACCAGCGCCAGCGCCTCATCCATCGGCACGATGGCATGCGCCATCCGCACGATCCCTTTACGGTCGGAAAGCGCCTGGTCAAACGCCTGCCCGAGGACGATGCCCACATCCTCTACGGTGTGATGTTCATCCACATGGAGATCGCCCCTGGCTTGAATCTTCAGATCAAACCGGCCGTGCTTGGCCAGTTGCTCCAGCATATGATCGAACATTCCCACGCCGGTACTGATCTCAAAAACGCCGGACCCATCGATATCCAGCTCAAGCTCTATTTGAGTCTCTTTGGTCTTCCGGCTAATCACTGCCTTCCGCTCGCGCTTCACCATGTCCAATCTCCTTTCTGAACATCCGGGCATCTCTAAACAGATTGCCTCCATATTAATACAATTGATTCCCACAGATCAAGAGATTGTACGGTTGGGTAAAGAGATATGGAAAGCACAGCCCTGGGCCATTGTGGTCGATGACCGGATTCCAAGTCAACCACCACTATGACACCCAGTTGAATCAAAGAAGCCAGCCCACGCGCAAAAGGAGTTACCCTTTCCGGTCCGCTTGAGCAGCTTCTTTGGTGGATGATTCCCTAATTATCACACTGCACGCATCTTTAGCGCACAACGCGATGCCAGCCGTTGGGGGCAGCAGCCTTCTTGACTGGAGGTGGGGTTTTGTTAAGAGCCAGCCGTTCCAGGTGCTCTCGTATCTGATTGAGGATATGACTTTGCATGGTTACGGATGTACTGATCTCATCTCCGTCATCCCAGCGAATGCGCATGTCATCGCCTTCAATCTCAAGGACTTCGTATTTTCCTTTCCGGTTCTCGTACTGCTCGCCGATTTCAAATGCAACAAGATTTATCATTGTCACTCCTGTTTCAGATTAACCCTCGCTAAGAGTCTCGATTTGGACCATATGATTGATGCCACCTTGGCTGATAGGGCTTTTGCCTATCCGGAGATGAGTTCAAAGACCTGAGGAATTGTGACTTCCGGAACAGGGATAAGTATGGTACCGCCGGCACGGATAACATCAGTGAAGAGATGGACCTCCGCCGGTTTACAGTGTGTGAAGCTAATAGAATGTCCTCCTGACATCACCAAAGCATGAACTTGGGTCATTCAATAATCAAGAGCCTGACCCTTGAGGAAACCTTTTCCAGGGGAGATTTTAAGGGATTACTGAATAACTGGTAAGCTTGATATGCCACTACCTCAAGTATACGGGACAATGGGGATAAGCGCAAGGAAGGGTCCGCAGCAAGACCGTCAACTGAAGATGGCCCACGAACTATGCAAAGAATGGGATCGAGATTGTCTCCATTTTAACTACCCTTAAGAATATCAAGCACTTTGCTCTGCACTGCGGGGTTGGTGACTAAACCTGTATGTTCCAGCAGGTTGTCATCTCCATCGGTGAAAAGAATGAATTGTGCGCCGGGGGCATTGAGACTCCGGCCATCGACCCCGATCCTTTCGGCGCTGAGACGAGGAACAGTTCCATCTCCAGGTCCATATTTCACAAAGCGCCATCCCGGAATGGGGGGTGAGGTGATAGAATAGCTTTCCTGCAATGTCAGCGGCGTATCCCCTGAGTTCTGCACTCCGATGATATGGTAGTACTTTACCCCGGTAGTATCATTACTCCAATCGTCCTGGGTGTTTCCTCCGTTGCTATAGGCGTGGAAATCTCGATTGCTTTGCGCCGGAGTCTTTCCGTTATAGCTCGGCAGGCTGAACCGTTCTTCCACGATTCCGCCCGGTCCCATTAGCGAAGAGAAATCCACATCTTCTCCCTGATAGTCCATTCGGCCTCCCGCCTTGCCATAATCCAACACATTAAAAGGATGGCCGCCCAAAGTGAAATATCCTTCGGTTGACATCAATTCATGTACGCCGGGATAGTATGCCTGCATCTCCTTTAGTTCATCCCCAAAAAGTCCCCAGGCAACGTTATCCGTGAAACTGACCCCGGTGGTGCCGTAGAGCATCTGATACAGCGGCTTGGGCGATCCGAGGAAGGGGCTGGCAATACTGATCAGCCGATTGACCTTGCCGGGATTATCGATGATGAAGCGACGCGCAATAAGCCCCCCCATACTGTGCGCCAGGATGTCGATCTTCTTCTGCGGGTATATTTGGGCAATGCCCGCCGTGTAATCAGCCAAAGCCTCGGCATTGTCCTCAATGCTTAACCGCCAGTCGTAAGCAAAGACAAACAGGGTGGGATTGTTATCCTTTTGAACACGGTCGAACCCGAAAGCAGTACGCCTGCTGGGATCGTTGTTCACCTGGTATTCCTTGTAACCGCCCTTGCTCACCAGATAGTCCAGAAGAGGACCATAGTAGAGGTCTGTCCCATCGGTGCGGATGACATCGGTAGCGGTGACGATTTCATGAGGACCGGTATTTGGATTCAGGCTGAGGCGGACAAAGTCCTGACGGATGGCTTCCCGATTGGAGAAACCGCGAGAAGCGCCAGGCCCCTCTGGCGGCCAGAGCACATGCCCATCCTGCCCCACCAGTTGACTGCCAATTATCCCGGGGACAAAGATCAGCGGGGCCGGGAGAGAGGCATCTTCAACGCCTCGCTGATAAAGATAAGTGATCCATGCCCGATAGGGTCCAACATCCACATAAATCTCGATGGGACATTCGGTAGCATCGATCGGAGTACGGTAGGTATATTTGGTCTCCTGGCCTTTCAGATCGGGATCTGCGGTCGTCCCTACCTGAGTAGGCAGTCCTACCGCTTCCCCGTCCCCCTTCAACGAGAATGCCGAAAGGGCCCACACCGGGGTCACCTGCCTGCGGACATCGATCTTCCCCCATGCCCTGGCAGTGAAAGTGATCTCTTCCCCTTCAACGAAAGATTGGGGAGGCGCACTCCACATGATGAATGTTGTCACCCCATGGACAAGCGATCCCGATACGTCCAGATTGCTGGTATAGTTGGCGCTACCGTCCGTTATCTGATAGGTTTCGGCCGGGCCCCGGGGTGGTGGGGCTACAGCATCCCAGCCGTCTTTTGTGTAGTAGAAGATTCTAGTTTCCACCAGGGCCTTAATGTGGTTTTGAGGTGTCGGAGATGTGGTGACTGCCGTTTTCCCGGGTGGTGGGGAGGCAGGCGTTGCTGCGGAAGAATTGGCTGGCGAGGTTGAGGATTCAGTAGCGTTTTTGCCAGTGTCTCCGCCGCCACATGCCAGGAGTTGGCTGAGAAAACATAGCAAGAGCACTAATACTGCCAGCAGGGATGCCCACCGTTTGATCATGGATGACCTCCCCTTTTTCCAGACGCCTGCCCTCTCATTTGCCGTTTCGGTGGGACAAACGTATTGCTTTATGGTGACAACACGCCTTGTCCTACCTTAAAAGAACAAGGTTATTCGAACAGCCAACGCCAGTTTTCTTCATGGGAACCAGCGGAGAAAATCACCGGCCGATCGATAGTAGCAATACTAACCTTCATTAGTCAACTAGACACGCGCCCACGCGTTGGATTCGCTTGCAAAGGCTCGCTTCAGGGCATCATCGATCTCGTTGGCGCCGCAGGGTTTGTTCAAGTAAGCAAAAGCCCCGAGATCAATCGCTGTACATTCCGTCCGCATTTCGCTGTCTATCACAGCCGTCAACATGATTACGATTGCATCGGGATACATGCTCTTGATGATGCGCAGGACTTCCAGTCCGTTCATCCGGGGCATCCGGATATCCAGCACATAGGCATCAAACTCCCGGCGTTTGGCGCATTCGATCGCCTCTTCGCCGCACGACGCCGTCACCACATCATAGCCTCGTTTTGTCAGACCCCGACTGGCAACCTCCCGAATTACAGCCTCATCGTCAACCAGCATGATCAATCTCTTAGATGGCACCGCAGGCACTTGCTGATAGGCTCTCTCTATGGTATCCTCCACATCTTTCAGAGAACAGGGTTTGTTCAAATAGGCAAAAGCACCCAGATCAATTGCCTTTGCCTTGAGATTGTTTTCCTCACCGTCCTGTGCCGTCAGTATAATCGCCATAGCGTCAGGACAGAGATGCCTTATTTCACCCAGCAGTTCCAGTCCGTCCATTCCGGGCATTCTGATATCCAAGAGATACACATCGAACTTTTCTTCTCGGGCCATAGCCATGGCCTCATCGCCGCATGATGCCAACAACACCTCATACCCTCGTTTTCTGAAGGTTCGAGCGATGACATCCTGCACCGCAGCCTCATCGTCTACAACCAGCATTGTCCTTTTTGACGAAACTGCAGACACATCAAATCTCCCACAAAATGATCCGCATATAGAACGCTGTGCTCAATACTTACCCTGCTCAGAAGCCGCACACTCATCGGTTTTGAAGCTGCAGATAAGCCCCTTTGCCATGGCAACAACGTCGGCCACTTTAAAGGGTTTCACCAGATAAGCATACTCCTCATGCCTGAAGGCTTTGTTCTGCGACTCGATATCAGACACGGCAGTCAGCATCACCACAGTAGTATCGGGATAGCGGGTATGCATGATCGCCAACACATCCAGCCCGGATATCTCCGACATGAGAATATCCAGAAACATCACGTCAAAATGGCGTCGGGATACCATCTCCAGGGCATCAAACCCATTTCCCACGGCGACAACGTCGAAGCCCTCCTTCGTTAACGACCGGCACATCAAATCTTGAATCGATTGCTCGTCATCGACCACAATGATTGACCCTTTGCCCGTGCTTCCGCTTGTCACTTGCGCCTCCCGACCCGTTCGAGTTCAGGCAGACCCCCTGAAGAATCGGCAACTATCGGAAGATCAACTGTAAAAGTCGCCCCCTTCCCGAGAACGCTTTCGGCACGTATTTCTCCGCCATGTTCCCTGATGATTCCATAGCAAACACTAAGACCCAATCCGGTCCCCTTGCCCACGTCCTTGGTGGTAAAGAACGGCTCGAATAGCCGGTCAACAATCTCGGAAGGTATGCCTGGCCCATCATCGGAAAAGGTGATTCGGATCAACCCATCGACTTTCTCGGTACCAATTGTCAGCACGCCCTTTTTGTGGGCTTCCCTCATGGCATCATAGGCATTGTTGATCAGATTCAAGAACACCTGTTGAAGCCGATTATTATCAGCCATGGTGCCGGGAAGGTCCGGATCGAAGAGGCAGATGACTTTGATGTTCCCCATAGCCAAGTCATGCGCGCGCAGCTTAATCTTGCTTTCAATGGCTTGATTAACGCAGAGGGGCATCTTTTTGGACTCGTACTTGCGGGCAAACGAGAGCAAATTACGAACGATCTCAATGACCCGTTGCGTCTGTTTTTGGATGATCAGGAAGTCTTCCCGGGAATCTTCATCCCTGGCCTCCTCCACCAGCAACTGAGACATGGCGTAGATAGCCGTCAGAGGATTATTGATTTCATGCG
The DNA window shown above is from Dehalococcoidia bacterium and carries:
- a CDS encoding phosphoribosylaminoimidazolesuccinocarboxamide synthase, translating into MKPLMTTDLPNPFYRGKVRDTYELSANEFLFVATDRVSAFDVVMPNGIPEKGLVLNKLSAFWFEKTKHLVPNHVVRVISDLRLLDPYRKGLAFPDYLKDRSMIVRRAERVDIECIARGYISGSAWEEYKKKGTVGGQPIPKGLKESDKLPQPLFTPTTKADAGHDEAITIDQMANQIGRKLTEEIMGKTLDIYLFAEEYARSRGIIIADTKMEFGMINGKLSLIDELLTPDSSRFWDMAQYKPGGPQPSFDKQPIRDWLAQSGWNKEPPAPPLPPEIVKQSAERYREAYRRLTGLNL
- the purS gene encoding phosphoribosylformylglycinamidine synthase subunit PurS, which produces MYLAKVYITLKPSVNDPQGLTIKGGLHTLGFKSVESVRAGKYMELKVNEKSLPKAEEQVKQMCQKLLANPIIEDFRFELEEIRG
- the hisB gene encoding imidazoleglycerol-phosphate dehydratase HisB, whose amino-acid sequence is MVKRERKAVISRKTKETQIELELDIDGSGVFEISTGVGMFDHMLEQLAKHGRFDLKIQARGDLHVDEHHTVEDVGIVLGQAFDQALSDRKGIVRMAHAIVPMDEALALVAVDFSGRGYAVVEASFDKEYINELPTDLIRHFFESVAMAGRFNLHMKLLAGENDHHKAEALFKALARALDEATQIDKRTAGKVPSTKGIIA
- a CDS encoding alpha/beta hydrolase, yielding MIKRWASLLAVLVLLLCFLSQLLACGGGDTGKNATESSTSPANSSAATPASPPPGKTAVTTSPTPQNHIKALVETRIFYYTKDGWDAVAPPPRGPAETYQITDGSANYTSNLDVSGSLVHGVTTFIMWSAPPQSFVEGEEITFTARAWGKIDVRRQVTPVWALSAFSLKGDGEAVGLPTQVGTTADPDLKGQETKYTYRTPIDATECPIEIYVDVGPYRAWITYLYQRGVEDASLPAPLIFVPGIIGSQLVGQDGHVLWPPEGPGASRGFSNREAIRQDFVRLSLNPNTGPHEIVTATDVIRTDGTDLYYGPLLDYLVSKGGYKEYQVNNDPSRRTAFGFDRVQKDNNPTLFVFAYDWRLSIEDNAEALADYTAGIAQIYPQKKIDILAHSMGGLIARRFIIDNPGKVNRLISIASPFLGSPKPLYQMLYGTTGVSFTDNVAWGLFGDELKEMQAYYPGVHELMSTEGYFTLGGHPFNVLDYGKAGGRMDYQGEDVDFSSLMGPGGIVEERFSLPSYNGKTPAQSNRDFHAYSNGGNTQDDWSNDTTGVKYYHIIGVQNSGDTPLTLQESYSITSPPIPGWRFVKYGPGDGTVPRLSAERIGVDGRSLNAPGAQFILFTDGDDNLLEHTGLVTNPAVQSKVLDILKGS
- a CDS encoding response regulator produces the protein MLVVDDEAAVQDVIARTFRKRGYEVLLASCGDEAMAMAREEKFDVYLLDIRMPGMDGLELLGEIRHLCPDAMAIILTAQDGEENNLKAKAIDLGAFAYLNKPCSLKDVEDTIERAYQQVPAVPSKRLIMLVDDEAVIREVASRGLTKRGYDVVTASCGEEAIECAKRREFDAYVLDIRMPRMNGLEVLRIIKSMYPDAIVIMLTAVIDSEMRTECTAIDLGAFAYLNKPCGANEIDDALKRAFASESNAWARV
- a CDS encoding response regulator → MTSGSTGKGSIIVVDDEQSIQDLMCRSLTKEGFDVVAVGNGFDALEMVSRRHFDVMFLDILMSEISGLDVLAIMHTRYPDTTVVMLTAVSDIESQNKAFRHEEYAYLVKPFKVADVVAMAKGLICSFKTDECAASEQGKY